The Acidobacteriota bacterium DNA window GACCAGCCGGACCTCGCTGAGGGCGACCAGGATTCCGATGAGGCCGACGACCGCCACGGTCCAGCGACCCAGTACGAGGCTGCGGCGATCGTCGCTCGAACGACCCAAGGTCTCTTCGACAATGTCGTAGGAGACGGCCGATGCGGCGACGAGAAGCTGGGAGGAGACGGTTGAAAGAATCGCCGAGATGACTGCTGCGAGCAGCAGGCCCGCGAGGACCGGGTGCACGAGGTGGAGGGCTATTGCCATCAACGCCTGCTCCCCGTCCGCGAGGTCGGGCATCATGACCCGGCCGGCCAGGCCGACCAGACCGGCTCCGTAGAAGACCGCCACACCCCAGAGCATCGCGATGACCTGCAGCCGCTGCACCTCGCGGTCGTCGCGTGCGGCCATGTACCGGGTGATCACGTGTGGCATGCCTGGATAGCCGAGACCGATACCCAGCTGACCGACAATGTAACCCCAGAGAGCGGGCCCGAGCCTGCCGCCGCCGGCACTGAGGAAGTTGGTGTCGATCGCGCCGAGGCCCTGGACGAGTGCGCCGAAACCTCCGAGACGCGCGATGGCGAAAATCGGCAACGCGATGAGGGCGATGGCCACCAGCAACCCCTGGAAGAGGTCAGTCCAGGCGACTGCCCGGAAGCCGCCGAGAGATGTGACGAGGATGATCACCACGGCGCCGATCACGACGCCCAGGATGTAGCCACTTCGCCCTTCGAGGCCGAGGGAGGAAGAAAACGCCTTTCCCGCGGCTGTCATCTGGGCGGCCACGTATCCCATCATGCAGATGAGCACAATCGAGGTGGCGGTGATCCTCAGGACGTTGCGAGGATCTCCCCAGCGTCGCGTGATGACATCGGTCAGGGTGATCGAGCCCTGGCCAGCGGACAGGGGCCGCAACCGCGGCGCCACCAGATAGACGTTGACCAGATAGCCGAGGAGACAGCCCGGGGCGTACCAGAGGCCGGACACGCCGTAGGTGAACGTCATGCCCACTGCGCCGAGCGTGACCCAGCCGGATTCGGAGCTGGCGGTCGACGAGATTCCCGCGGACCAGGCGCCGAG harbors:
- a CDS encoding sodium/proline symporter translates to MMPIDGSTLTTVAVVMVAYLGVLLFIGWRAAQRTHGGEDFHLAGRSLGAWSAGISSTASSESGWVTLGAVGMTFTYGVSGLWYAPGCLLGYLVNVYLVAPRLRPLSAGQGSITLTDVITRRWGDPRNVLRITATSIVLICMMGYVAAQMTAAGKAFSSSLGLEGRSGYILGVVIGAVVIILVTSLGGFRAVAWTDLFQGLLVAIALIALPIFAIARLGGFGALVQGLGAIDTNFLSAGGGRLGPALWGYIVGQLGIGLGYPGMPHVITRYMAARDDREVQRLQVIAMLWGVAVFYGAGLVGLAGRVMMPDLADGEQALMAIALHLVHPVLAGLLLAAVISAILSTVSSQLLVAASAVSYDIVEETLGRSSDDRRSLVLGRWTVAVVGLIGILVALSEVRLVFWFVLFAWSGLGAAFAPLILLALTRGGVNRHGALAAMLTGAGITIVWKLGRDASASSEAFARVWWIVLLCAVAILLLGRLTRTFKRGEIIAVIAAAALAVISWWLVQRWGLHNLYELVPAFFLAGIAALAVSAITRSSNDGDGEIKGVEN